The bacterium genome contains the following window.
TTGCCGTCGTTGCTCGGCGTCAGGCCCAGGTCAGCCGCTTGGATGGCCCGCTCCACATCTCCCAGCGATCCATTGTCGAAGGGGGATACGACGATCAGCCTGGCATCTGGAGCCGAGAGGGTTGCGAGCTGATTCAAGGGGGTCGGTGTCCCGTAATAGTCGACTTGGACACCTTCGAGGATCGCGGGGTTCGCACGTCCAGTGCGAATCTTCTGCAGCCCGGCACCGAAACGGCGCACAGCCCTCTCCATATCCTCCTTCGCCTCGTCCAGAACGATGGCTACATCTTCCTCCGCCATGCTGTGCTCTCTCCCTGTTGATGCCGCTCAGTCGGAAATCGTCGTGCCGATCGTCTCCCCAGCGACCACCTTTCGGATGTTGCCAGGAACCGTCATATCGAAGACCACGATCGGAAGCGCATTCTCCCGGCACAACGCAATGGCCGCCTGGTCCATGAACGCCAGCCGACGCTGGGTCACGTCATCGAAGCTGAGTCGCTCGAAGCGCTCGGCCTTTGGATTCTTTTCCGGATCATCCGAGTAGACACCATCGACCTTCGTCCCCTTCAGCACGACGCTCGCGTGCACTTCTGCTGCACGAAGCGCCGCGGCGGTATCGGTGGTGAAATAGGGATTTCCGGTACCACCGGCGAAGATCACGATGCGCCCCTTCTCCAGGTGTCTCACCGCACGCCGCCGGATGTAGGGCTCGGCCACCTCCTGGATCTCGAGGGCCGAGAGCACACGGGTCGCCAGATCCAGGTGCTCGAGAGCGTCCTGAAGGGCCACGCTGTTCATGATGCTCGCCATCATGCCCATGTAGTCGGCCGTTGAGCGATCCATTCCCTCATTCGCCGCCGTGACGCCGCGAATGATGTTGCCGCCACCGATCACGATGCCGATCTGGGTGCCCAGCGCGCGGACGTCGCGGATCTCCTCGGCCAACTCGCGCAGGACGGCGGGCTGAATGCCAAAGCCAGCATCGCCGGCGAGGACCTCGCCGGAGAGCTTGAGCAGGATCCGCGGGTAGGCGGCTTTCATTCCGAGGCGTCTTCTCCCAGCTTGAAGCGTAAGAAACCAGCCACGCTGATGGCACTCCCCGCAGCATCGCCGACCTCCTTGGTCAGCGCCTGGATGGTCTTGTCGGGATCCTTCACGAAGGCCTGCTCGAGCAGGCAGACCTCGCTGTAGTACTTGCGAATCCGCCCCTCGACGATCTTGTCGATCACCTGGGCCGGCTTGCCGTCCTGTTCGGCCTGGCGGCGGAAGAGCTCCGCCTCCTTGTCGATCAGATCCTTGGCGACATCATCGCGATCGACGCCGACCGGGCTCGGATCCGCGGCCGCCACGTGCATCGCGAGATCCTTCGCCAGGCCCTCGACCGCCGGGCCTGTGGCAGCGGTCTCCAGCGCCACCAGCACGCCGAGCTTGCCGCCGGCGTGGATGTACCCACCCACGTGCCCAGAGCCGACCGCGAGCCGCGTCGAGCGCTTGAGCTGGATGTTCTCTCCCAGGGTGCCTACCGCGCTGGCGACGCGCTCGCTGATCTTCTCACCATCAAGAGAGATCTCACCCAGCGCCTCAGGGCCATCCACTTCGGGATGCGACGCCGCGGCCCCGGCGATGCCGGTGGCGAGTGCCTGGAAGTTGTCGGTCTTCGCCACGAAATCGGTCTCGCAGCCGAGTTCGACCAGGCCGCCGGCCTGGCCGCTGAGAGCCATGGCGATCGTCCCTTCGGAGGTCTCCCGACCGGAGCGCTTGACCGCCTTCGCCAGGCCTCGCTCACGGAGCGCCTCGATCGCCTTGTCGACATCACCGTCGACCTCGGCAAGCGCCTTCTTGCAGTCCATCATCCCGGCTCCGGTACGGTCCCGAAGCGCCTTCACGTCACTTGCTGAAACGGCCACGTTGCGATCCTCTTCCTCGACCCGGTGGGCCGTCCTCCCAGAGATTCTGGGTCAGGGGCCGCGCCTCCGACGAAGCCCTGGTTTCGTTGGACAGCCGCCCTGCGGCTGCCTGAATGTTCCGGGCGCTCGCTAGGCGTCGCCCTTCGGTGCCTCCTCTGTGGCGGCTACGGCCGGCGTTTCAGCTGCGGCGGCTTCGGGAGCAGCAGCGGGGGCCGCTCCCGGTGCGGCCTCGGCGGGCGCCGGTGCCTCGCCCTCGGCCGGCCGTTCGTCGCGACGCGGGCGGCCCATGGCGGAATGCGCACCACCCGCCTGGCGACCGCGTCGACCGGGTTGCTGCTGTTTGATCTCCACGACACGGCGTCCCGGGGCCGAATCCGCCCCGGCGTCTCCCTGGGCCGGCTCGTCCTGGATGATGCGCTGGTTGAAGAGCTCAGCGCCCTCCAGGCACGCATCCGCAACGAGATCGCAGTAGAGCTCGATCGCCCGTACAGCGTCGTCGTTTCCCGGCACGACGAAATCGATGCCCTTGGGATCACAGTTGGTGTCGACGACGGCAATGATCGGAATCCCGAGACGTCGCGCCTCGGCGATTGCGATATGCTCCTTGTTCACGTCGATCACGAACATGGCGTCAGGCAGGCGCGTCATCTCGCGAATGCCGTCGAGTGATTTCCGGTACTTCGTCACCGAACGGTTCAGCCGCGAGAGCTCTTTCTTGGCGAGTTCGGCCACCTTTTCCTCGTCCGCCAGGATCTCGAGCTGATCCTTGAAGTACTCGATCGATTTCTTGACCGTGCGAAAGTTGGTCAGCATCCCGCCGAGCCAGCGGTTGTTCACGTAGTACTGCTGGCTGCGGATGGCCGCGTCCTTGATCGGCTCACAGGCCTGACGCTTGGTTCCCACCAACAGCACCTTGCCGCCCTGGGCGACGGTCTCACGCAGGAACTCGAGAGCGCCGACCATGAACGGCACGGAGTCGTCGAGATTGATGATGTGGACGCCATTGCGCTCGCCAAAGATGAAGGGCTTCATCTTCGGGTTCCATCGGCGGGTCTGGTGACCGAAGTGGGCACCGGCCTCCAGGAACGAACGAACGGTGGCGGTGCGCTTCTCGCGCTCTTCGGCATGGGTGAGCGACTCGGCCTGGGGCTCAGTCGCGGGGGCCGGGGTAGCGGCCGGGGCCTGGACGGACGGATCCGTCGGCGTTTCGGACATACGATTCTCCTTTGCGGTTGGTCCTCCGCTCCCGGCTGTGTCCTCCCCACCGCCGCGCCTGGGGCACGACGGACCGCTGGGGCAACCCGGAACGTGTGAAGTCGCGAAGGGTTAGCAGAACCCCACGCCTGTGTCCGCCCCCGAGGGGGGCGCCGCGAAAGCGTCGCAGAACCGCTGCACCAGGACCCGGCCTAGGTGGTGTACTCCGCGTTGATCCGGACGTAGTCGTAGGAAAGATCGCACGTCCAGAAGCGCGCCCTGGCCCGGCCAGCTGCGAGGTGGACGCGAATCCCGATCTCCGGCGCCGCCATCTTCCGGCCCGCGCGTCGGCGAGCCGCCTCTCCCGTCGATGCGCCGTTCCGAAATACCGGAACGCCGCAGAGGTCCACTTCCGTCCGAGCCAGATCCAGACGGATCTCCCCGGCCCCCACCGTCTGCAGGATCCTGCCCCA
Protein-coding sequences here:
- the frr gene encoding ribosome recycling factor, whose amino-acid sequence is MAEEDVAIVLDEAKEDMERAVRRFGAGLQKIRTGRANPAILEGVQVDYYGTPTPLNQLATLSAPDARLIVVSPFDNGSLGDVERAIQAADLGLTPSNDGKVIRLPIPPLTEERRKELVKQIKKTAEEHKIGVREARRGAVSMLKDLESDGSVPKDDRHRIEKTIQDLTDEFIAKIDTMTHAKEEEVLQV
- a CDS encoding UMP kinase translates to MKAAYPRILLKLSGEVLAGDAGFGIQPAVLRELAEEIRDVRALGTQIGIVIGGGNIIRGVTAANEGMDRSTADYMGMMASIMNSVALQDALEHLDLATRVLSALEIQEVAEPYIRRRAVRHLEKGRIVIFAGGTGNPYFTTDTAAALRAAEVHASVVLKGTKVDGVYSDDPEKNPKAERFERLSFDDVTQRRLAFMDQAAIALCRENALPIVVFDMTVPGNIRKVVAGETIGTTISD
- a CDS encoding elongation factor Ts encodes the protein MAVSASDVKALRDRTGAGMMDCKKALAEVDGDVDKAIEALRERGLAKAVKRSGRETSEGTIAMALSGQAGGLVELGCETDFVAKTDNFQALATGIAGAAASHPEVDGPEALGEISLDGEKISERVASAVGTLGENIQLKRSTRLAVGSGHVGGYIHAGGKLGVLVALETAATGPAVEGLAKDLAMHVAAADPSPVGVDRDDVAKDLIDKEAELFRRQAEQDGKPAQVIDKIVEGRIRKYYSEVCLLEQAFVKDPDKTIQALTKEVGDAAGSAISVAGFLRFKLGEDASE
- the rpsB gene encoding 30S ribosomal protein S2, which gives rise to MSETPTDPSVQAPAATPAPATEPQAESLTHAEEREKRTATVRSFLEAGAHFGHQTRRWNPKMKPFIFGERNGVHIINLDDSVPFMVGALEFLRETVAQGGKVLLVGTKRQACEPIKDAAIRSQQYYVNNRWLGGMLTNFRTVKKSIEYFKDQLEILADEEKVAELAKKELSRLNRSVTKYRKSLDGIREMTRLPDAMFVIDVNKEHIAIAEARRLGIPIIAVVDTNCDPKGIDFVVPGNDDAVRAIELYCDLVADACLEGAELFNQRIIQDEPAQGDAGADSAPGRRVVEIKQQQPGRRGRQAGGAHSAMGRPRRDERPAEGEAPAPAEAAPGAAPAAAPEAAAAETPAVAATEEAPKGDA